A stretch of Arthrobacter sp. NEB 688 DNA encodes these proteins:
- a CDS encoding aminotransferase class V-fold PLP-dependent enzyme: MVDSPTADSRADALLRRIRESVVGEDHVMQTPYGPRRVTYADYTASGRALSFIEDFLRDEVLPAYANTHTESSGTGLQTTRLREDARRIIHDAVHGDDDTVVVFAGSGCTGAIDKLVGVLGLRVPSVLEDRWHLSEHIPADERPVVFIGPYEHHSNEIPWRETIADVVTIREDADGRIDAADLEARLLEHADRPLRIGSFSAASNVTGIVSDTHGISALLHRHGALAFWDFAAAAPYVDIEMTAPDGVDPLAYKDAIVLSPHKFIGGPSTPGVLVARRELFANRVPVTPGGGTVAYVNPEDHAYLPDPAHREEGGTPAIIESIRAGLVFQLKEAVGVDTIRAREERFLERAVTAWHDEPGLEILGNLELKRLSIVSFVVRSPSGSHLHHNYVVALLNDLFGIQSRGGCSCAGPYGHRLLGIDLERSHEFEREITGGCEGIKPGWVRVNFNYFLSDAVADYVVEAVRMVARDGWRLLGDYTFCPETGMWRHRRGVVEPPVRLTDVVYGDDGSVTMPASEARGGEEMLAEHLREAAAVLAAADAPDLGRADRHVSADFEHLRWFDLPDGVVVSG; the protein is encoded by the coding sequence ATGGTCGACAGCCCCACCGCCGACAGCCGCGCCGATGCCCTCCTCCGCCGGATCCGGGAGTCCGTCGTCGGCGAGGACCACGTGATGCAGACGCCGTACGGCCCGCGCCGGGTCACGTACGCCGACTACACCGCGAGCGGCCGCGCGCTGTCGTTCATCGAGGACTTCCTGCGGGACGAGGTGCTGCCGGCGTACGCCAACACGCACACCGAGTCCAGCGGCACCGGCCTGCAGACGACCCGCCTGCGCGAGGACGCGCGCCGGATCATCCACGACGCGGTGCACGGCGACGACGACACGGTCGTGGTCTTCGCCGGCTCGGGATGCACCGGCGCGATCGACAAGCTCGTCGGCGTGCTCGGGCTGCGCGTCCCGAGCGTGCTCGAGGACCGCTGGCACCTGAGCGAGCACATCCCCGCGGACGAGCGGCCCGTCGTGTTCATCGGCCCGTACGAGCACCACAGCAACGAGATCCCGTGGCGCGAGACGATCGCCGACGTCGTGACCATCCGCGAGGACGCCGACGGGCGCATCGACGCCGCCGACCTCGAGGCCCGGCTGCTCGAGCACGCCGACCGGCCGCTGCGGATCGGGTCGTTCAGCGCCGCGAGCAACGTCACGGGCATCGTCAGCGACACGCACGGCATCTCGGCGCTGCTGCACCGCCACGGCGCGCTCGCGTTCTGGGACTTCGCCGCCGCCGCTCCGTACGTCGACATCGAGATGACCGCGCCGGACGGCGTCGACCCGCTGGCCTACAAGGACGCGATCGTCCTCTCGCCGCACAAGTTCATCGGCGGACCGTCCACCCCGGGCGTCCTCGTGGCCCGCCGCGAGCTCTTCGCCAACCGCGTGCCGGTCACCCCCGGCGGCGGCACGGTCGCGTACGTCAACCCCGAGGACCACGCCTACCTGCCGGACCCGGCCCACCGCGAGGAGGGCGGCACGCCGGCGATCATCGAGTCGATCCGCGCCGGGCTCGTCTTCCAGCTCAAGGAGGCGGTCGGCGTCGACACCATCCGGGCCCGCGAGGAGCGCTTCCTCGAGCGGGCCGTCACGGCGTGGCACGACGAGCCGGGCCTGGAGATCCTCGGCAACCTCGAGCTGAAGCGGCTGTCCATCGTCTCGTTCGTCGTCCGCTCGCCCTCCGGCAGCCACCTGCACCACAACTACGTCGTCGCCCTGCTCAACGACCTCTTCGGCATCCAGTCGCGCGGCGGCTGCTCGTGCGCCGGCCCCTACGGCCACCGGCTGCTCGGCATCGACCTCGAGCGCAGCCACGAGTTCGAGCGCGAGATCACCGGCGGCTGCGAGGGCATCAAGCCCGGCTGGGTCCGGGTGAACTTCAACTACTTCCTGTCCGACGCGGTCGCGGACTACGTGGTCGAGGCGGTCCGGATGGTCGCCCGTGACGGCTGGCGGCTGCTCGGCGACTACACGTTCTGCCCGGAGACCGGGATGTGGCGCCACCGCCGCGGGGTCGTCGAGCCGCCGGTGCGCCTGACCGACGTCGTGTACGGCGACGACGGCTCGGTGACGATGCCGGCCTCGGAGGCCCGCGGCGGCGAGGAGATGCTCGCCGAGCACCTGCGCGAGGCCGCCGCGGTGCTGGCCGCCGCCGACGCCCCGGACCTCGGCCGGGCCGACCGCCACGTCTCGGCGGACTTCGAGCACCTGCGCTGGTTCGACCTCCCGGACGGCGTCGTCGTCAGCGGCTGA
- a CDS encoding NAD(+) synthase has protein sequence MEFRNVYAQGFARVAACTLPVALADPAENARRIAEQVRACHDDGVAVALFPELSLSGYAVDDLFLQDVLLDAVDRAVVALAEATVGLTPVVVVGAPLRHANRLYNCAVVIHRGEVLGVAPKSYLPTYREFYEKRWFAAGTGQEGQNLVRPQWPGSDVDGEVPFGPDLLFTADDVPGLVIHAEVCEDLWVPVPPSHEAALAGATVLLNLSASPITVGRAEDRHLLARSASARCDAAYFYAAASAGESSTDLSWDGMTMAYELGELLGASERFPDGPRRTVVDVDLDRLRQERMRVGSFDDNAAAYAADEAGFRVVPFRLRPPAGDLGLRRVVDRFPFVPDDESRLAQDCYEAYNIQVSGLEQRMRSIGGGDPARVPRIVIGVSGGLDSTHALIVAVKACDRLGLPRTHVLGMTMPGFATSAGTKSNAVALMEALGIEWEEVDVRPLATQMLKALGHPAGDGEPVYDVTFENVQAGLRTDVLFRAANQRGGIVLGTGDLSELALGWCTYGVGDQMSHYGVNAGVPKTLIQHLIRWVVSHGELGDAGADETLLAILDTEISPELVPVREGEKIQSTQDTIGPYGLHDFTLFHVLRWGYRPSKIAFLAEHAWRDASVGAWPAGYPERDRVAHELPAIRQWLGVFLRRFFQNQFKRSAIPNGPKVVAGGSLSPRGDWRMPSDAVAAAWLAELDENVPQA, from the coding sequence ATGGAGTTCCGGAACGTCTACGCCCAGGGGTTCGCCCGGGTCGCGGCGTGCACCCTGCCCGTCGCCCTCGCCGACCCCGCCGAGAATGCGCGGCGCATCGCGGAGCAGGTGCGGGCCTGCCACGACGACGGTGTGGCCGTCGCGCTCTTCCCCGAGCTCTCGCTGTCCGGGTACGCCGTCGACGACCTGTTCCTCCAGGACGTCCTCCTCGACGCCGTCGACCGCGCCGTCGTCGCGCTCGCCGAGGCGACGGTCGGCCTCACCCCGGTCGTCGTCGTGGGCGCGCCGCTGCGGCACGCCAACCGGCTCTACAACTGCGCGGTCGTCATCCACCGCGGCGAGGTGCTCGGGGTCGCGCCCAAGTCCTACCTGCCGACCTACCGCGAGTTCTACGAGAAGCGCTGGTTCGCCGCCGGCACCGGCCAGGAGGGCCAGAACCTCGTCCGGCCGCAGTGGCCCGGCTCCGACGTCGACGGCGAGGTGCCCTTCGGCCCGGACCTGCTCTTCACCGCCGACGACGTGCCGGGGCTCGTCATCCACGCCGAGGTCTGCGAGGACCTGTGGGTCCCGGTCCCGCCGAGCCACGAGGCCGCGCTCGCCGGCGCCACCGTGCTGCTCAACCTCTCGGCCTCCCCCATCACCGTCGGTCGCGCCGAGGACCGCCACCTCCTCGCCCGCAGCGCCAGCGCCCGCTGCGACGCCGCCTACTTCTACGCCGCCGCGAGCGCGGGCGAGTCGAGCACCGACCTCTCGTGGGACGGCATGACGATGGCCTACGAGCTCGGCGAGCTGCTCGGCGCGTCCGAGCGCTTCCCCGACGGCCCGCGCCGGACGGTCGTCGACGTCGACCTCGACCGGCTGCGCCAGGAGCGGATGCGCGTCGGCTCCTTCGACGACAACGCCGCGGCGTACGCGGCGGACGAGGCCGGCTTCCGCGTCGTCCCCTTCCGCCTGCGGCCGCCCGCCGGCGACCTGGGGCTGCGCCGCGTCGTCGACCGCTTCCCCTTCGTCCCCGACGACGAGTCGCGCCTCGCGCAGGACTGCTACGAGGCCTACAACATCCAGGTCTCGGGGCTCGAGCAGCGGATGCGCTCGATCGGCGGCGGCGACCCGGCCCGGGTGCCGCGCATCGTCATCGGCGTCTCGGGCGGCCTGGACTCCACCCACGCGCTCATCGTCGCGGTCAAGGCCTGCGACCGGCTGGGCCTGCCCCGCACCCACGTCCTCGGGATGACGATGCCCGGCTTCGCGACGAGCGCCGGCACGAAGTCCAACGCGGTCGCGCTCATGGAGGCGCTCGGCATCGAGTGGGAGGAGGTCGACGTCCGGCCGCTCGCCACGCAGATGCTCAAGGCCCTCGGCCACCCCGCCGGCGACGGCGAGCCCGTGTACGACGTGACGTTCGAGAACGTGCAGGCCGGCCTGCGCACCGACGTGCTCTTCCGCGCCGCCAACCAGCGCGGCGGCATCGTGCTCGGCACCGGCGACCTCAGCGAGCTCGCGCTCGGCTGGTGCACGTACGGCGTCGGCGACCAGATGTCGCACTACGGCGTCAACGCCGGCGTGCCGAAGACGCTCATCCAGCACCTCATCCGCTGGGTCGTGTCGCACGGTGAGCTCGGGGACGCCGGGGCCGACGAGACTCTGCTGGCCATCCTCGACACCGAGATCAGCCCCGAGCTCGTGCCGGTGCGCGAGGGCGAGAAGATCCAGTCGACCCAGGACACGATCGGCCCCTACGGCCTGCACGACTTCACGCTCTTCCACGTCCTGCGCTGGGGCTACCGGCCGAGCAAGATCGCCTTCCTCGCCGAGCACGCGTGGCGCGACGCCTCGGTCGGGGCCTGGCCGGCCGGCTACCCCGAGCGCGACCGGGTCGCCCACGAGCTGCCCGCCATCCGGCAGTGGCTGGGCGTCTTCCTGCGCCGGTTCTTCCAGAACCAGTTCAAGCGCTCCGCGATCCCCAACGGCCCCAAGGTCGTCGCCGGCGGGTCGCTCTCGCCGCGCGGTGACTGGCGGATGCCGTCCGACGCCGTCGCCGCGGCGTGGCTCGCCGAGCTCGACGAGAACGTGCCCCAGGCGTGA
- a CDS encoding TetR/AcrR family transcriptional regulator produces the protein MSSSSTTAVPGLDRTRPVRERLEAGLAAAVADKGLAATTIADVARLAGTSKRTFYEHFDDKEECFLALYRTRSGELMDAVDAALSPGATPATVQLQDAARAFLTYVTEDRALGRAHVVDVQTIGERGVAARQEVVDRHADTLLRMLDQAREAGTAVRRLSHLEAVCVVGGLNEVALRALEAPDDAALDELVESATRFMQAVVLAD, from the coding sequence ATGAGCAGCTCCTCCACCACCGCCGTCCCGGGCCTCGACCGCACCCGACCGGTGCGCGAGCGCCTCGAGGCCGGGCTCGCCGCCGCGGTCGCCGACAAGGGCCTCGCCGCGACGACGATCGCCGACGTCGCGCGCCTCGCCGGCACCTCGAAGCGCACCTTCTACGAGCACTTCGACGACAAGGAGGAGTGCTTCCTCGCCCTCTACCGCACCCGCAGCGGCGAGCTGATGGACGCCGTCGACGCGGCGCTCTCCCCCGGCGCCACCCCGGCGACCGTCCAGCTGCAGGACGCCGCCCGCGCCTTCCTCACCTACGTCACCGAGGACCGCGCGCTCGGCCGGGCCCACGTCGTCGACGTCCAGACCATCGGCGAGCGCGGGGTCGCGGCCCGCCAGGAGGTCGTCGACCGCCACGCCGACACCCTGCTGCGGATGCTCGACCAGGCCCGCGAGGCCGGAACCGCCGTGCGCCGGCTCAGCCACCTCGAGGCCGTCTGCGTCGTCGGCGGGCTCAACGAGGTCGCCCTGCGCGCCCTCGAGGCCCCCGACGACGCCGCCCTCGACGAGCTCGTCGAGTCCGCCACCCGGTTCATGCAGGCCGTCGTCCTCGCCGACTGA
- a CDS encoding fused MFS/spermidine synthase, with protein MRKADRREPRIGGRTAVALVFGCSAAVLVVEIVSLRLLAPHLGLTLETSTLVIGLALAAIAAGSWLGGRWADEHDGRALLGLLLVVSGAVVAATPFLVRGAAGLADGAFLLVAAGASIIVPGALLSAVHPVVTALRLSTLEETGSVVGRLSGLGTAGAILGTVLTGFVLISRVPVTWIMVGLGVLLVVGGVAVEVGSRRGLAGAAAAVSVVGGLGAVLAPSGCDVETTYHCAVVTSDPERPTERVLVLDDLRHSTVDLADPTALEFAYVKALAAATESQLPAGPLTAHHLGGGGLTLPRFLAAERPGTVSTVSEIDPGVVALDTERLGLRTGPDLRVRVEDARLGMRDVPSGSLDLVVGDAFGGVSVPWHLTTREALTDVRRTLADDGVYAANLIDHQPLAFARAEVRTLGTVFEHLALAATPEATRGQGGGNLVVLASDAPLDAAAWRTAIAARDLDWAVLDGAALEDWVGDAPVLTDDHAPVDQLLTPYPPRVAPAAG; from the coding sequence GTGAGGAAGGCCGACCGGCGCGAGCCGCGGATCGGCGGCCGCACCGCGGTCGCGCTCGTGTTCGGCTGCTCCGCAGCGGTGCTCGTCGTCGAGATCGTGTCCCTGCGGCTCCTCGCGCCGCACCTGGGGCTGACGCTCGAGACGAGCACGCTCGTCATCGGGCTCGCGCTGGCAGCCATCGCCGCGGGGTCGTGGCTCGGCGGGCGGTGGGCCGACGAGCACGACGGCCGGGCGCTGCTCGGGCTGCTGCTCGTCGTGTCCGGGGCGGTCGTCGCCGCGACGCCCTTCCTCGTCCGCGGGGCGGCCGGGCTGGCGGACGGCGCCTTCCTCCTCGTGGCCGCCGGCGCGTCGATCATCGTGCCGGGGGCGCTGCTGTCGGCGGTCCACCCCGTCGTCACGGCGCTGCGCCTGTCGACCCTCGAGGAGACCGGCTCGGTCGTCGGCCGGCTGTCCGGGCTCGGCACGGCGGGCGCCATCCTCGGGACGGTCCTCACCGGGTTCGTGCTCATCTCGCGGGTGCCGGTCACCTGGATCATGGTCGGGCTCGGGGTGCTGCTCGTCGTCGGGGGCGTCGCCGTCGAGGTCGGCTCGCGCCGCGGGCTCGCGGGCGCCGCGGCCGCCGTCAGCGTCGTCGGCGGGCTGGGCGCCGTGCTCGCGCCGAGCGGCTGCGACGTCGAGACGACCTACCACTGCGCCGTCGTCACGAGCGACCCCGAGCGGCCGACCGAGCGGGTGCTCGTCCTCGACGACCTGCGCCACTCGACGGTCGACCTCGCCGACCCGACGGCCCTCGAGTTCGCCTACGTCAAGGCCCTCGCCGCCGCGACCGAGAGCCAGCTGCCCGCCGGGCCCCTCACCGCGCACCACCTCGGCGGCGGCGGTCTCACGCTGCCGCGCTTCCTCGCCGCCGAACGCCCGGGGACGGTGAGCACGGTCTCCGAGATCGACCCCGGCGTCGTCGCGCTCGACACCGAGCGCCTCGGCCTGCGGACCGGCCCGGACCTGCGGGTGCGCGTCGAGGACGCCCGGCTCGGGATGCGGGACGTGCCCTCGGGGTCGCTCGACCTCGTCGTCGGGGACGCGTTCGGAGGCGTCAGCGTCCCGTGGCACCTCACGACGCGCGAGGCCCTGACCGACGTGCGCCGGACGCTGGCCGACGACGGCGTCTACGCCGCGAACCTCATCGACCACCAGCCGCTGGCCTTCGCCCGGGCCGAGGTCCGCACCCTCGGGACGGTGTTCGAGCACCTGGCGCTCGCGGCGACCCCCGAGGCCACCCGGGGCCAGGGCGGCGGCAACCTCGTCGTGCTCGCCTCCGACGCACCGCTCGACGCCGCCGCGTGGCGCACCGCCATCGCGGCCCGCGACCTCGACTGGGCGGTCCTCGACGGGGCCGCGCTGGAGGACTGGGTCGGCGACGCCCCCGTCCTCACCGACGACCACGCACCGGTCGACCAGCTGCTGACGCCCTACCCGCCCCGGGTCGCACCGGCCGCCGGCTGA
- a CDS encoding DUF952 domain-containing protein yields the protein MTDDLFHIAHAEQWEKARALGRYEQSTHGLSLDEVGFIHLSTSEQWPGVLQRFYADVDDELVLLTIDPERLSSPVRWEAPEGVDEEFPHLYGPLDAGAVTATRPL from the coding sequence GTGACCGACGACCTCTTCCACATCGCCCACGCCGAGCAGTGGGAGAAGGCCCGCGCCCTCGGACGCTACGAGCAGTCGACGCACGGCCTCTCCCTCGACGAGGTGGGCTTCATCCACCTCTCGACGAGCGAGCAGTGGCCCGGTGTCCTGCAACGGTTCTACGCGGACGTCGACGACGAGCTCGTCCTGCTGACCATCGACCCCGAGCGCCTCAGCTCGCCGGTGCGGTGGGAGGCGCCGGAGGGCGTCGACGAGGAGTTCCCGCACCTCTACGGCCCGCTCGACGCCGGCGCGGTGACGGCCACCCGGCCGCTCTGA
- a CDS encoding GNAT family N-acetyltransferase: MVHALAEYEREPDAVESTERHVLAALFPDDGATSTFAHVAEVDGEVVGMAVWFLSYSTWTGRNGIWLEDLWVDPEHRGSGLGKELLAALARVCVERDYRRLEWWVLNWNTPSIGFYESIGAVAQGEWTTYRMDGAALAALAAG, from the coding sequence ATGGTCCACGCCCTCGCCGAGTACGAGCGCGAGCCGGACGCCGTGGAGTCGACCGAGCGGCACGTCCTCGCGGCGCTCTTCCCCGACGACGGCGCCACCTCGACCTTCGCCCACGTGGCCGAGGTCGACGGCGAGGTCGTCGGGATGGCCGTCTGGTTCCTCAGCTACTCGACCTGGACCGGCCGGAACGGGATCTGGCTCGAGGACCTCTGGGTCGACCCCGAGCACCGCGGCTCGGGCCTCGGCAAGGAGCTGCTCGCGGCGCTGGCCCGGGTCTGCGTCGAGCGCGACTACCGGCGCCTCGAGTGGTGGGTGCTCAACTGGAACACCCCGAGCATCGGGTTCTACGAGTCGATCGGCGCCGTCGCGCAGGGCGAGTGGACGACCTACCGGATGGACGGCGCGGCGCTCGCCGCCCTCGCCGCCGGCTGA